A DNA window from Solanum lycopersicum chromosome 3, SLM_r2.1 contains the following coding sequences:
- the LOC101265909 gene encoding inorganic pyrophosphatase TTM1 isoform X2: MMICRNFPGILMAQDTLSNADSPRRRSGLLRDQVQLVKRSTSARYEIAPIQDQLSFEKGFFIVLRACQLLVQKNEGIVLVGVAGPSGAGKSVFTEKILNVMPSIAIINMDNYNEPSRIVDGNFDDPRLTDYETLLENIHGLKAGKPVQVPIYDFKSSSRVGYRTLEAPSSRIVIIEGIYALSEKLRPLLDLRVSVTGGVHFDLVKRVLRDIHRAGQEPEEIIQQISETVYPMYKAFIEPDLKTAQIKIINKFNPFAGFQNPTYVLKSAKAVDVDQIKAVFPDEYKEITEETYDIYLLPPSEDPEACQSYLRMRNKDGKYTLMFEEWVTDSPFIISPRITFEVSVRLLGGLMALGYSIATILKRSSHIFSDDKVCVKTDWLEQLNRRYVQVQGRDRLHVKYVADSLGLDGSYVPRTYIEQIQLEKLLNDVMALPDDLKTKLSIDDDLVSSPREALSRASADRRTKFLNRGIPHSYSTQREKHLAKLTKLAVNTRRYDGRTPDSPAPVANQGVVSQLTEQISTLSERMDEFTSRIEELNLKISANKVSASQQNLAVHTESCNGSGPTSLFVGGLGNGSLAGSLLPHSSSSSQLARESSLMEEVLLIGRSQRQIMHQMDNLSNILRELNGSRLGRTDRTEGMAEVVEWIGVPLLLTLAVGGVGKYVDIEMEGILYDTSTY; the protein is encoded by the exons ATGATGATTTGCCGA AATTTTCCAGGTATTTTAATGGCCCAGGATACTCTTTCCAATGCCGATTCACCGCGAAGAAGGTCTGGTCTATTAAGAGATCAAGTTCAACTGGTAAAAAGAAGTACTTCTGCTCGTTATGAGATAGCCCCAATTCAAGATCAGCTATCATTTGAGAAGGGTTTCTTTATAGTACTCCGTGCATGCCAGTTGTTGGTTCAGAAGAATGAAGGAATTGTTCTGGTGGGTGTCGCTGGTCCTTCAGGGGCCGGGAAGTCCGTGTTCACAGAGAAGATCCTGAATGTTATGCCTAGTATTGCTATCATAAACATGGACAACTACAATGAGCCCAGTCGTATCGTTGATGGAAATTTCGACG ATCCGCGATTGACGGACTATGAGACTCTGCTCGAGAATATACATGGGCTGAAAGCGGGGAAGCCTGTTCAAGTTcctatatatgattttaaatcTAGCTCTCGTGTGGGTTATAG GACCCTTGAAGCTCCAAGCTCTCGAATTGTTATAATTGAAGGGATATATGCTTTGAGTGAAAAGTTGAGGCCATTGCTAGATCTCCGTGTATCTGTCACTGGTGGAGTGCACTTTGACTTAGTGAAACGGGTTCTTAGGGACATCCACCGTGCTGGACAAGAGCCCGAGGAGATAATCCAACAAATCTCAGAAACG GTGTATCCTATGTACAAAGCCTTTATTGAGCCCGATCTGAAGACGgctcaaatcaaaattattaataagTTTAACCCATTCGCTGGATTTCAGAACCCCACATATGTACTAAAG TCAGCAAAAGCTGTGGATGTAGACCAGATCAAGGCTGTGTTTCCAGACGAATACAAGGAAATTACAGAGGAAACTTATGATATTTATCTCCTACCTCCCAGTGAAGATCCCGAAGCTTGCCAATCATATTTGAGGATGAGGAACAAGGATGGAAAATACACTCTTATGTTTGAG GAATGGGTTACAGATAGTCCCTTTATAATATCACCAAGAATCACCTTTGAGGTCAGTGTACGGCTTCTTGGTGGGTTGATGGCATTAGGATATTCAATTGCAACCATTTTGAAAAGGAGCAGCCACATCTTCTCTGATGACAAAGTTTGTGTGAAAACAGATTGGTTGGAGCAACTTAATCGCCGGTATGTTCAG GTGCAAGGAAGAGATCGCTTACATGTAAAATATGTTGCCGACTCGCTGGGTTTGGATGGTTCATATGTTCCTCGCACTTACATCGAACAAATTCAGCTAGAGAAGCTTTTAAATGATGTTATG GCATTGCCAGATGATCTGAAGACAAAGCTGAGCATAGATGATGATTTGGTCTCAAGCCCTAGAGAAGCTTTATCCCGAGCCTCTGCAGATAGGAGAACAAAGTTTCTTAATCG TGGTATTCCACATTCATACTCAACACAACGAGAAAAACACCTGGCCAAGCTGACAAAACTTGCGGTTAATACTAGAAGATATGACGGAAGAACCCCTGATTCTCCAGCGCCAGTGGCTAATCAG GGAGTTGTTTCTCAACTTACAGAGCAAATTTCAACATTGAGCGAGCGAATGGATGAGTTCACATCTCGGATTGAAGAGCTAAACTTAAAAATATCTGCCAATAAAGTTTCTGCTAGCCAACAAAATTTGGCAGTGCACACTGAGTCTTGCAATGGGTCTGGACCCACTTCTCTTTTTGTGGGTGGGTTAGGCAATGGCTCGTTGGCTGGTTCTCTTTTACCtcattcatcatcatcttcCCAACTGGCAAGAGAGTCTTCACTAATGGAAGAG GTACTTCTCATTGGGAGATCACAGCGTCAGATCATGCATCAGATGGACAATCTGAGCAATATCCTCCGTGAGCTCAATGGATCTCGCCTAGGGAGAACGGATAGGACCGAGGGGATGGCTGAAGTTGTTGAATGGATTGGTGTTCCTCTGCTTCTTACCCTTGCTGTTGGCGGTGTAG GAAAATATGTCGACATTGAGATGGAGGGCATCCTATATGATACTTCCACCTATTAA
- the LOC101265909 gene encoding inorganic pyrophosphatase TTM1 isoform X1 produces MMICRNFPGILMAQDTLSNADSPRRRSGLLRDQVQLVKRSTSARYEIAPIQDQLSFEKGFFIVLRACQLLVQKNEGIVLVGVAGPSGAGKSVFTEKILNVMPSIAIINMDNYNEPSRIVDGNFDDPRLTDYETLLENIHGLKAGKPVQVPIYDFKSSSRVGYRTLEAPSSRIVIIEGIYALSEKLRPLLDLRVSVTGGVHFDLVKRVLRDIHRAGQEPEEIIQQISETVYPMYKAFIEPDLKTAQIKIINKFNPFAGFQNPTYVLKSAKAVDVDQIKAVFPDEYKEITEETYDIYLLPPSEDPEACQSYLRMRNKDGKYTLMFEEWVTDSPFIISPRITFEVSVRLLGGLMALGYSIATILKRSSHIFSDDKVCVKTDWLEQLNRRYVQVQGRDRLHVKYVADSLGLDGSYVPRTYIEQIQLEKLLNDVMALPDDLKTKLSIDDDLVSSPREALSRASADRRTKFLNRGIPHSYSTQREKHLAKLTKLAVNTRRYDGRTPDSPAPVANQGVVSQLTEQISTLSERMDEFTSRIEELNLKISANKVSASQQNLAVHTESCNGSGPTSLFVGGLGNGSLAGSLLPHSSSSSQLARESSLMEEVLLIGRSQRQIMHQMDNLSNILRELNGSRLGRTDRTEGMAEVVEWIGVPLLLTLAVGGVGVELIVQVLMGYATEQLTRKICRH; encoded by the exons ATGATGATTTGCCGA AATTTTCCAGGTATTTTAATGGCCCAGGATACTCTTTCCAATGCCGATTCACCGCGAAGAAGGTCTGGTCTATTAAGAGATCAAGTTCAACTGGTAAAAAGAAGTACTTCTGCTCGTTATGAGATAGCCCCAATTCAAGATCAGCTATCATTTGAGAAGGGTTTCTTTATAGTACTCCGTGCATGCCAGTTGTTGGTTCAGAAGAATGAAGGAATTGTTCTGGTGGGTGTCGCTGGTCCTTCAGGGGCCGGGAAGTCCGTGTTCACAGAGAAGATCCTGAATGTTATGCCTAGTATTGCTATCATAAACATGGACAACTACAATGAGCCCAGTCGTATCGTTGATGGAAATTTCGACG ATCCGCGATTGACGGACTATGAGACTCTGCTCGAGAATATACATGGGCTGAAAGCGGGGAAGCCTGTTCAAGTTcctatatatgattttaaatcTAGCTCTCGTGTGGGTTATAG GACCCTTGAAGCTCCAAGCTCTCGAATTGTTATAATTGAAGGGATATATGCTTTGAGTGAAAAGTTGAGGCCATTGCTAGATCTCCGTGTATCTGTCACTGGTGGAGTGCACTTTGACTTAGTGAAACGGGTTCTTAGGGACATCCACCGTGCTGGACAAGAGCCCGAGGAGATAATCCAACAAATCTCAGAAACG GTGTATCCTATGTACAAAGCCTTTATTGAGCCCGATCTGAAGACGgctcaaatcaaaattattaataagTTTAACCCATTCGCTGGATTTCAGAACCCCACATATGTACTAAAG TCAGCAAAAGCTGTGGATGTAGACCAGATCAAGGCTGTGTTTCCAGACGAATACAAGGAAATTACAGAGGAAACTTATGATATTTATCTCCTACCTCCCAGTGAAGATCCCGAAGCTTGCCAATCATATTTGAGGATGAGGAACAAGGATGGAAAATACACTCTTATGTTTGAG GAATGGGTTACAGATAGTCCCTTTATAATATCACCAAGAATCACCTTTGAGGTCAGTGTACGGCTTCTTGGTGGGTTGATGGCATTAGGATATTCAATTGCAACCATTTTGAAAAGGAGCAGCCACATCTTCTCTGATGACAAAGTTTGTGTGAAAACAGATTGGTTGGAGCAACTTAATCGCCGGTATGTTCAG GTGCAAGGAAGAGATCGCTTACATGTAAAATATGTTGCCGACTCGCTGGGTTTGGATGGTTCATATGTTCCTCGCACTTACATCGAACAAATTCAGCTAGAGAAGCTTTTAAATGATGTTATG GCATTGCCAGATGATCTGAAGACAAAGCTGAGCATAGATGATGATTTGGTCTCAAGCCCTAGAGAAGCTTTATCCCGAGCCTCTGCAGATAGGAGAACAAAGTTTCTTAATCG TGGTATTCCACATTCATACTCAACACAACGAGAAAAACACCTGGCCAAGCTGACAAAACTTGCGGTTAATACTAGAAGATATGACGGAAGAACCCCTGATTCTCCAGCGCCAGTGGCTAATCAG GGAGTTGTTTCTCAACTTACAGAGCAAATTTCAACATTGAGCGAGCGAATGGATGAGTTCACATCTCGGATTGAAGAGCTAAACTTAAAAATATCTGCCAATAAAGTTTCTGCTAGCCAACAAAATTTGGCAGTGCACACTGAGTCTTGCAATGGGTCTGGACCCACTTCTCTTTTTGTGGGTGGGTTAGGCAATGGCTCGTTGGCTGGTTCTCTTTTACCtcattcatcatcatcttcCCAACTGGCAAGAGAGTCTTCACTAATGGAAGAG GTACTTCTCATTGGGAGATCACAGCGTCAGATCATGCATCAGATGGACAATCTGAGCAATATCCTCCGTGAGCTCAATGGATCTCGCCTAGGGAGAACGGATAGGACCGAGGGGATGGCTGAAGTTGTTGAATGGATTGGTGTTCCTCTGCTTCTTACCCTTGCTGTTGGCGGTGTAG GTGTGGAATTGATTGTACAAGTGCTTATGGGCTATGCTACAGAGCAGCTAACAAG GAAAATATGTCGACATTGA
- the LOC101265909 gene encoding inorganic pyrophosphatase TTM1 isoform X4, translating to MAQDTLSNADSPRRRSGLLRDQVQLVKRSTSARYEIAPIQDQLSFEKGFFIVLRACQLLVQKNEGIVLVGVAGPSGAGKSVFTEKILNVMPSIAIINMDNYNEPSRIVDGNFDDPRLTDYETLLENIHGLKAGKPVQVPIYDFKSSSRVGYRTLEAPSSRIVIIEGIYALSEKLRPLLDLRVSVTGGVHFDLVKRVLRDIHRAGQEPEEIIQQISETVYPMYKAFIEPDLKTAQIKIINKFNPFAGFQNPTYVLKSAKAVDVDQIKAVFPDEYKEITEETYDIYLLPPSEDPEACQSYLRMRNKDGKYTLMFEEWVTDSPFIISPRITFEVSVRLLGGLMALGYSIATILKRSSHIFSDDKVCVKTDWLEQLNRRYVQVQGRDRLHVKYVADSLGLDGSYVPRTYIEQIQLEKLLNDVMALPDDLKTKLSIDDDLVSSPREALSRASADRRTKFLNRGIPHSYSTQREKHLAKLTKLAVNTRRYDGRTPDSPAPVANQGVVSQLTEQISTLSERMDEFTSRIEELNLKISANKVSASQQNLAVHTESCNGSGPTSLFVGGLGNGSLAGSLLPHSSSSSQLARESSLMEEVLLIGRSQRQIMHQMDNLSNILRELNGSRLGRTDRTEGMAEVVEWIGVPLLLTLAVGGVGIFLFRTLSQK from the exons ATGGCCCAGGATACTCTTTCCAATGCCGATTCACCGCGAAGAAGGTCTGGTCTATTAAGAGATCAAGTTCAACTGGTAAAAAGAAGTACTTCTGCTCGTTATGAGATAGCCCCAATTCAAGATCAGCTATCATTTGAGAAGGGTTTCTTTATAGTACTCCGTGCATGCCAGTTGTTGGTTCAGAAGAATGAAGGAATTGTTCTGGTGGGTGTCGCTGGTCCTTCAGGGGCCGGGAAGTCCGTGTTCACAGAGAAGATCCTGAATGTTATGCCTAGTATTGCTATCATAAACATGGACAACTACAATGAGCCCAGTCGTATCGTTGATGGAAATTTCGACG ATCCGCGATTGACGGACTATGAGACTCTGCTCGAGAATATACATGGGCTGAAAGCGGGGAAGCCTGTTCAAGTTcctatatatgattttaaatcTAGCTCTCGTGTGGGTTATAG GACCCTTGAAGCTCCAAGCTCTCGAATTGTTATAATTGAAGGGATATATGCTTTGAGTGAAAAGTTGAGGCCATTGCTAGATCTCCGTGTATCTGTCACTGGTGGAGTGCACTTTGACTTAGTGAAACGGGTTCTTAGGGACATCCACCGTGCTGGACAAGAGCCCGAGGAGATAATCCAACAAATCTCAGAAACG GTGTATCCTATGTACAAAGCCTTTATTGAGCCCGATCTGAAGACGgctcaaatcaaaattattaataagTTTAACCCATTCGCTGGATTTCAGAACCCCACATATGTACTAAAG TCAGCAAAAGCTGTGGATGTAGACCAGATCAAGGCTGTGTTTCCAGACGAATACAAGGAAATTACAGAGGAAACTTATGATATTTATCTCCTACCTCCCAGTGAAGATCCCGAAGCTTGCCAATCATATTTGAGGATGAGGAACAAGGATGGAAAATACACTCTTATGTTTGAG GAATGGGTTACAGATAGTCCCTTTATAATATCACCAAGAATCACCTTTGAGGTCAGTGTACGGCTTCTTGGTGGGTTGATGGCATTAGGATATTCAATTGCAACCATTTTGAAAAGGAGCAGCCACATCTTCTCTGATGACAAAGTTTGTGTGAAAACAGATTGGTTGGAGCAACTTAATCGCCGGTATGTTCAG GTGCAAGGAAGAGATCGCTTACATGTAAAATATGTTGCCGACTCGCTGGGTTTGGATGGTTCATATGTTCCTCGCACTTACATCGAACAAATTCAGCTAGAGAAGCTTTTAAATGATGTTATG GCATTGCCAGATGATCTGAAGACAAAGCTGAGCATAGATGATGATTTGGTCTCAAGCCCTAGAGAAGCTTTATCCCGAGCCTCTGCAGATAGGAGAACAAAGTTTCTTAATCG TGGTATTCCACATTCATACTCAACACAACGAGAAAAACACCTGGCCAAGCTGACAAAACTTGCGGTTAATACTAGAAGATATGACGGAAGAACCCCTGATTCTCCAGCGCCAGTGGCTAATCAG GGAGTTGTTTCTCAACTTACAGAGCAAATTTCAACATTGAGCGAGCGAATGGATGAGTTCACATCTCGGATTGAAGAGCTAAACTTAAAAATATCTGCCAATAAAGTTTCTGCTAGCCAACAAAATTTGGCAGTGCACACTGAGTCTTGCAATGGGTCTGGACCCACTTCTCTTTTTGTGGGTGGGTTAGGCAATGGCTCGTTGGCTGGTTCTCTTTTACCtcattcatcatcatcttcCCAACTGGCAAGAGAGTCTTCACTAATGGAAGAG GTACTTCTCATTGGGAGATCACAGCGTCAGATCATGCATCAGATGGACAATCTGAGCAATATCCTCCGTGAGCTCAATGGATCTCGCCTAGGGAGAACGGATAGGACCGAGGGGATGGCTGAAGTTGTTGAATGGATTGGTGTTCCTCTGCTTCTTACCCTTGCTGTTGGCGGTGTAGGTATCTTCTTGTTCAGGACCTTATCTCAAAAATAA
- the LOC101265909 gene encoding inorganic pyrophosphatase TTM1 isoform X3: MAQDTLSNADSPRRRSGLLRDQVQLVKRSTSARYEIAPIQDQLSFEKGFFIVLRACQLLVQKNEGIVLVGVAGPSGAGKSVFTEKILNVMPSIAIINMDNYNEPSRIVDGNFDDPRLTDYETLLENIHGLKAGKPVQVPIYDFKSSSRVGYRTLEAPSSRIVIIEGIYALSEKLRPLLDLRVSVTGGVHFDLVKRVLRDIHRAGQEPEEIIQQISETVYPMYKAFIEPDLKTAQIKIINKFNPFAGFQNPTYVLKSAKAVDVDQIKAVFPDEYKEITEETYDIYLLPPSEDPEACQSYLRMRNKDGKYTLMFEEWVTDSPFIISPRITFEVSVRLLGGLMALGYSIATILKRSSHIFSDDKVCVKTDWLEQLNRRYVQVQGRDRLHVKYVADSLGLDGSYVPRTYIEQIQLEKLLNDVMALPDDLKTKLSIDDDLVSSPREALSRASADRRTKFLNRGIPHSYSTQREKHLAKLTKLAVNTRRYDGRTPDSPAPVANQGVVSQLTEQISTLSERMDEFTSRIEELNLKISANKVSASQQNLAVHTESCNGSGPTSLFVGGLGNGSLAGSLLPHSSSSSQLARESSLMEEVLLIGRSQRQIMHQMDNLSNILRELNGSRLGRTDRTEGMAEVVEWIGVPLLLTLAVGGVGVELIVQVLMGYATEQLTRKICRH, translated from the exons ATGGCCCAGGATACTCTTTCCAATGCCGATTCACCGCGAAGAAGGTCTGGTCTATTAAGAGATCAAGTTCAACTGGTAAAAAGAAGTACTTCTGCTCGTTATGAGATAGCCCCAATTCAAGATCAGCTATCATTTGAGAAGGGTTTCTTTATAGTACTCCGTGCATGCCAGTTGTTGGTTCAGAAGAATGAAGGAATTGTTCTGGTGGGTGTCGCTGGTCCTTCAGGGGCCGGGAAGTCCGTGTTCACAGAGAAGATCCTGAATGTTATGCCTAGTATTGCTATCATAAACATGGACAACTACAATGAGCCCAGTCGTATCGTTGATGGAAATTTCGACG ATCCGCGATTGACGGACTATGAGACTCTGCTCGAGAATATACATGGGCTGAAAGCGGGGAAGCCTGTTCAAGTTcctatatatgattttaaatcTAGCTCTCGTGTGGGTTATAG GACCCTTGAAGCTCCAAGCTCTCGAATTGTTATAATTGAAGGGATATATGCTTTGAGTGAAAAGTTGAGGCCATTGCTAGATCTCCGTGTATCTGTCACTGGTGGAGTGCACTTTGACTTAGTGAAACGGGTTCTTAGGGACATCCACCGTGCTGGACAAGAGCCCGAGGAGATAATCCAACAAATCTCAGAAACG GTGTATCCTATGTACAAAGCCTTTATTGAGCCCGATCTGAAGACGgctcaaatcaaaattattaataagTTTAACCCATTCGCTGGATTTCAGAACCCCACATATGTACTAAAG TCAGCAAAAGCTGTGGATGTAGACCAGATCAAGGCTGTGTTTCCAGACGAATACAAGGAAATTACAGAGGAAACTTATGATATTTATCTCCTACCTCCCAGTGAAGATCCCGAAGCTTGCCAATCATATTTGAGGATGAGGAACAAGGATGGAAAATACACTCTTATGTTTGAG GAATGGGTTACAGATAGTCCCTTTATAATATCACCAAGAATCACCTTTGAGGTCAGTGTACGGCTTCTTGGTGGGTTGATGGCATTAGGATATTCAATTGCAACCATTTTGAAAAGGAGCAGCCACATCTTCTCTGATGACAAAGTTTGTGTGAAAACAGATTGGTTGGAGCAACTTAATCGCCGGTATGTTCAG GTGCAAGGAAGAGATCGCTTACATGTAAAATATGTTGCCGACTCGCTGGGTTTGGATGGTTCATATGTTCCTCGCACTTACATCGAACAAATTCAGCTAGAGAAGCTTTTAAATGATGTTATG GCATTGCCAGATGATCTGAAGACAAAGCTGAGCATAGATGATGATTTGGTCTCAAGCCCTAGAGAAGCTTTATCCCGAGCCTCTGCAGATAGGAGAACAAAGTTTCTTAATCG TGGTATTCCACATTCATACTCAACACAACGAGAAAAACACCTGGCCAAGCTGACAAAACTTGCGGTTAATACTAGAAGATATGACGGAAGAACCCCTGATTCTCCAGCGCCAGTGGCTAATCAG GGAGTTGTTTCTCAACTTACAGAGCAAATTTCAACATTGAGCGAGCGAATGGATGAGTTCACATCTCGGATTGAAGAGCTAAACTTAAAAATATCTGCCAATAAAGTTTCTGCTAGCCAACAAAATTTGGCAGTGCACACTGAGTCTTGCAATGGGTCTGGACCCACTTCTCTTTTTGTGGGTGGGTTAGGCAATGGCTCGTTGGCTGGTTCTCTTTTACCtcattcatcatcatcttcCCAACTGGCAAGAGAGTCTTCACTAATGGAAGAG GTACTTCTCATTGGGAGATCACAGCGTCAGATCATGCATCAGATGGACAATCTGAGCAATATCCTCCGTGAGCTCAATGGATCTCGCCTAGGGAGAACGGATAGGACCGAGGGGATGGCTGAAGTTGTTGAATGGATTGGTGTTCCTCTGCTTCTTACCCTTGCTGTTGGCGGTGTAG GTGTGGAATTGATTGTACAAGTGCTTATGGGCTATGCTACAGAGCAGCTAACAAG GAAAATATGTCGACATTGA